In a genomic window of Allomeiothermus silvanus DSM 9946:
- the bshA gene encoding N-acetyl-alpha-D-glucosaminyl L-malate synthase BshA: MNIAILCHASAGGSGVVATELAVALAKRGHQVHIVAPKRPFRLSRELDARSESFFQGMIRRIGRLLGVTPVDAAIGRERVQFHQIGTVDYPLFDDALSTLTAANTLARLVEEHHIEIVHAHYAIPHATSALLAREVSGGSFKVVTTLHGTDVTLLGLEPALRHTTRHAIEASDAVTAVSHDLARHTREAFGIHRPIHVIHNWVDPERFKPIHDPLLRARFAQPDEALLIHVSNFRRVKRPQDVIRVFARVAAKLPARLLMVGDGPERPECFALAQELEVMGRVQFLEFIPEVERVLGLADLMLMPSEQESFGLAVLEGMACGVPVVASRVGGLPEVVEEGKTGYLRAVGDIEGMAEAALEALSQPVHHQRLGEQARVRAVERFHPDVIVPQYLEVYREVLGLQHTESTTGAPSTQASEGVKLSA, from the coding sequence ATCCTGTGCCACGCCTCTGCGGGGGGTTCGGGGGTGGTAGCGACCGAACTTGCCGTAGCGCTGGCCAAAAGGGGCCATCAGGTGCATATCGTGGCCCCCAAGCGGCCCTTTCGCCTGAGCCGGGAGCTCGATGCGCGCAGCGAAAGTTTCTTCCAGGGCATGATCCGCCGGATTGGTCGCTTGCTGGGGGTGACCCCGGTAGACGCTGCCATCGGACGTGAGCGGGTACAGTTTCACCAGATCGGTACGGTAGATTACCCGCTTTTTGACGATGCGCTTTCCACCCTCACCGCGGCCAACACCCTGGCCCGGTTGGTTGAGGAACACCACATTGAGATCGTGCACGCCCACTACGCCATTCCCCACGCTACTAGCGCCCTATTGGCCCGCGAGGTCAGTGGGGGGAGCTTCAAGGTAGTGACCACCCTGCACGGCACCGACGTGACGCTATTGGGCCTCGAGCCCGCGCTCAGGCACACCACCCGCCACGCCATCGAGGCCTCTGACGCGGTGACGGCGGTCTCGCACGACCTGGCCCGCCACACCCGAGAGGCTTTCGGCATCCACCGCCCTATCCACGTGATCCACAACTGGGTGGACCCCGAGCGGTTCAAGCCCATCCACGACCCGCTGCTGCGGGCCCGCTTTGCTCAACCCGACGAAGCCCTGCTCATCCATGTTTCTAACTTCCGTCGGGTCAAGCGGCCCCAGGATGTGATCCGGGTGTTTGCCCGGGTCGCCGCCAAGCTCCCCGCCCGGCTCCTCATGGTGGGGGATGGCCCCGAGCGCCCGGAGTGCTTCGCGCTGGCCCAGGAACTCGAGGTGATGGGACGGGTGCAGTTTTTGGAGTTTATCCCGGAGGTCGAGCGGGTGCTGGGCCTGGCCGACCTCATGCTGATGCCCTCCGAGCAAGAGTCGTTCGGCCTAGCCGTGCTGGAGGGGATGGCCTGCGGGGTGCCGGTGGTAGCCAGCCGGGTGGGTGGCCTGCCGGAGGTAGTAGAAGAGGGAAAGACCGGCTACCTGCGGGCGGTGGGGGATATCGAGGGGATGGCCGAGGCGGCCCTCGAGGCCCTCTCACAGCCGGTACACCACCAGCGCCTGGGTGAGCAGGCCCGGGTGCGGGCGGTCGAGCGCTTTCACCCCGACGTGATTGTTCCCCAATACCTCGAGGTCTACCGCGAGGTATTGGGTCTGCAGCACACAGAGTCCACTACCGGGGCTCCATCCACCCAGGCGAGCGAAGGCGTTAAGCTATCGGCATGA